The DNA window GTCCCTGCGCAGCGCGACGGCCCCGCGCAGGTAGACGTGCTGGACGGCGTCGCGGGGCCGGTCGGTCTCCACGTGGGCGAGCAGGCGGACCACCCGCGGCATGGCACCCGGGACGTCGACCTCGACCGCGCACAGCAGAGGCACCGCGCCCAGGCCGACCTCGCGCGCGGCCACGGCCGGGAACTCGCTGCTGAGGTCCGGCGTGCAGGTGAACACGATGCTGATCAGGTCGTCGGCGGACAGCCCGTTCGCCGCCATCACGCCCGTGACCAGCTCGCGCGTGGAGTCGAGCAGGTGCTCCCGCTCGTCGACGTCGAGCTGCACCGCTCCCCGGACCGCCCGCACCGCCATGGTCGAGGACGCTACCGAGGGACCGGCACGACCGCGGTCACAGGCCCACGTCGCGGAACAGCCCCGCGACCTCGCCGGCGTTGAGGCGCCGGGTGGAGCCGGGCGGGAGCTCGCCGAGGCGGATGGAGCCGATCCGGGTCCGGACCAGCCGCTCGACCGGGTGCCCGACCTGCTCGAGCATCCGCCGGACCACGTGCTTGCGGCCCTCGTGGATGACGATCTCCAGCAGGGCGCGCCCGGGGGCGGAGTCCACCACGGCGAACTCGTCGACCTGGACCGGGCCGTCGTCGAGCTCGATGCCCGCCCGGAGCGTGGCGCCGAGGTCGCGGCCGACCGGGCCGGGCACCTGCGCCAGGTACCACTTGGGCACGCCGAAGCTGGGGTGCTGGAGCCGGTGGGCGAGGTCGCCGTCGTTGGTGAGCAGCAGCAGGCCCTCGGACTCCATGTCGAGGCGGCCGACGTGGAACAGCCGCTCGTCGCGGTCGCGGACCAGGTCGCCGAGGTTGGGACGGCCCTCCTCGTCCTCCATGGTCGAGACCATGCCGAGGGGCTTGTTGACGGCCAGGTAGACCCGGGTCTCGTCGACCTGGACCCGCA is part of the Aquipuribacter hungaricus genome and encodes:
- the aroH gene encoding chorismate mutase, whose protein sequence is MAVRAVRGAVQLDVDEREHLLDSTRELVTGVMAANGLSADDLISIVFTCTPDLSSEFPAVAAREVGLGAVPLLCAVEVDVPGAMPRVVRLLAHVETDRPRDAVQHVYLRGAVALRRDIAQ
- a CDS encoding pseudouridine synthase, yielding YVGGSRPGPADRRKMRQDRGEAQRAAHAAETSAPAADVHDPAGERLQKVLAKAGVASRRRAEQLIALGRVTVDEQVVTELGTRVGPTQVVHVDGLRVQVDETRVYLAVNKPLGMVSTMEDEEGRPNLGDLVRDRDERLFHVGRLDMESEGLLLLTNDGDLAHRLQHPSFGVPKWYLAQVPGPVGRDLGATLRAGIELDDGPVQVDEFAVVDSAPGRALLEIVIHEGRKHVVRRMLEQVGHPVERLVRTRIGSIRLGELPPGSTRRLNAGEVAGLFRDVGL